From Panthera uncia isolate 11264 chromosome E1, Puncia_PCG_1.0, whole genome shotgun sequence, one genomic window encodes:
- the FAAP100 gene encoding Fanconi anemia core complex-associated protein 100 codes for MAGFAPRVQYLAGFRCPLGGLAAGKPRVLCRGAEIFVSTGSELVYVYDQEGNLLTAVFRFPGRVWHLELSALRGVLYVLCAQKGVYCVSLDQASRSVSQDDGDDSDKNDEDSEDGEPPCPVIPVDPEACILPDATLCAFVVLDDVLVTLAQGPAQWKVQLFRCPRPGEDARPPGQIGEVELSTSSPLAGSLGEPTAPHFLPVLCCVSPPGCSGLCGRMPGSGGFTLKRALFGLLFGVDASLLESPVILCGLPHGQLCCVVLKTLVTSRLAPGDPKALVKILHHLEEPVVSIGALRTESSGENVEDTHPDCLVALGRHGRVLAVKASWDEAGDPVPELQEYRLPGPVLCAACGGGSRVYHSTPSDLCVVDLARGGAPQDPVQPDRGPGTLPSLLCPASVSVCSVVTLSVLSEVPEGGTRLLALSARGRLMTCSLDLSSEAPCPARATVVNTGQKIKELLSGIGTVSERVSSLKKAVDQRNRALVCLNEAMNVSCVLLASREGPRPISCTTATAWSRAQLQDVLTATCRLQNGSGFSLDRGWTWCVQVRPRSRASDPDSAGSAATYTIPVDRLGPGDRREVTLPLGPGEDGAPDLPVTVSCALHYSLREVVGGALAPPDSSEDPSSQGCPPDMLPEQDGVCLPLSEHTVDVLQCLRFPGLAAPPTQAPSPRSPAGDPVDTFLGACLGPGGEPAGPASLRAKFPPPSVATIKVSAGLLRAALGDGQPGVSLGCATLQWLLAENSALDVVRARLLSSVRGVAPDGTDLHLVVREVTVTHLCAAGPMQAVEIRVESSSLASLCQAHHAVIGRLQRMVVEQAAQSSSPPDLRVQYLHQIQVNHETLLREVQTLRDRLSTDDEAGSRTTAERLLQVYQQLRSPSLLLV; via the exons ATGGCCGGCTTCGCGCCGCGGGTCCAGTACTTGGCGGGCTTTCGCTGCCCGCTCGGGGGCCTGGCGGCGGGCAAGCCCCGCGTGCTGTGCCGCGGCGCCGAGATCTTCGTGTCCACCGGGAGCGAGCTCGTCTACGTCTACGACCAGGAGGGGAATCTGCTGACC GCCGTCTTCAGGTTTCCTGGTCGGGTGTGGCACCTGGAGCTCTCGGCCCTCCGTGGGGTGCTCTACGTGTTGTGCGCCCAGAAAGGCGTCTACTGCGTGTCGTTGGACCAGGCGAGCAG GTCTGTGAGCCAAGATGACGGGGATGACAGCGACAAGAATGATGAGGACAGTGAGGACGGTGAGCCCCCTTGCCCCGTGATCCCCGTGGACCCAGAGGCCTGCATCCTCCCTGACGCCACACTGTGTGCTTTCGTTGTGCTCGATGACGTACTGGTCACCCTGGCACAGGGCCCTGCCCAGTGGAAGGTACAGCTGTTCCGGTGTCCTCGTCCAGGGGAGGACGCCAGGCCCCCAGGCCAGATCGGCGAGGTGGAGTTGTCCACTTCCAGCCCTCTGGCTGGGAGCCTTGGGGAGCCCACAGCCCCCCACTTCCTCCCAGTGCTGTGCTGTGTGTCACCACCGGGCTGCAGCGGGCTGTGTGGCCGTATGCCGGGCTCTGGGGGCTTCACGCTGAAACGGGCCCTCTTTGGGCTGCTCTTTGGAGTTGACGCCTCCCTCTTGGAATCACCTGTGATCCTCTGTGGTCTCCCTCATGGCCAGCTCTGCTGCGTGGTCTTGAAGACTCTGGTCACCTCCAGGTTGGCCCCTGGTGACCCAAAGGCCCTTGTCAAGATTCTCCATCACCTGGAGGAACCCGTTGTTTCCATCGGAGCTTTGAGGACAGAGTCCTCGGGCGAGAACGTGGAGGACACACACCCAGACTGCCTAGTGGCGCTGGGTCGCCACGGCCGGGTGCTGGCCGTCAAGGCCAGCTGGGATGAGGCGGGGGATCCGGTGCCGGAGCTGCAGGAGTACCGGCTCCCGGGGCCTGTGCTGTGTGCAGCCTGTGGCGGAGGCAGCCGTGTGTACCACAGCACCCCCTCGGACCTGTGTGTCGTGGACCTGGCTCGGGGAGGTGCCCCCCAGGACCCCGTGCAGCCTGACAGGGGCCCGGGAACCCTGCCCTCTCTGCTGTGTCCAGCCAGCGTCAGCGTGTGCAGCGTCGTCACGCTCTCCGTGCTGTCCGAGGTGCCTGAAG GTGGCACCAGGCTCCTGGCCCTGTCTGCCAGGGGCCGCCTGATGACCTGTAGCCTGGACCTGAGCTCCGAGGCGCCCTGCCCCGCCAGAGCGACAGTGGTGAACACTGGCCAGAAAATTAAGGAGCTGCTCTCCGGAATCGGCACCGTCTCTGAGAG GGTGTCTTCTCTGAAGAAGGCAGTTGACCAGCGCAACCGGGCCCTCGTGTGCCTCAATGAAGCCATGAACGTGAGCTGCGTCCTGCTGGCGAGCCGCGAGGGCCCCAGGCCCATCTCGTGTACCACTGCCACCGCCTGGAGCCGCGCGCAGCTGCAGGACGTGCTGACGGCCACCTGCCGGCTGCAGAACGGCAGCGGCTTCAGTCTGGACCGGGGCTGGACTTGGTGTGTGCAGGTGCGTCCCCGCTCCCGCGCCTCAGACCCAGACTCGGCCGGCTCGGCCGCCACCTACACCATCCCCGTGGACCGGCTGGGCCCCGGCGACCGGCGGGAGGTGACGCTGCCCCTGGGTCCCGGTGAGGACGGCGCGCCGGACCTGCCTGTGACGGTGTCCTGTGCGCTCCACTACAGCCTCCGGGAGGTTGTGGGCGGGGCCCTCGCCCCCCCAGACTCTTCCGAGGACCCCTCCTCGCAAGGGTGCCCCCCCGACATGTTGCCTGAGCAAGACGGCGTCTGCCTGCCCCTGAGCGAGCACACCGTGGACGTGCTCCAGTGCCTACGCTTTCCTGGCCTGGCCGCGCCCCCCACGCAGGCCCCCAGCCCGCGCAGCCCCGCTGGCGACCCCGTGGACACCTTCTTGGGAGCGTGCCTCGGGCCGGGCGGCGAGCCGGCCGGACCCGCTTCCCTGCGGGCCAAGTTCCCGCCCCCGTCGGTGGCCAccatcaaggtgtcggcagggcttCTGAGGGCCGCCCTGGGGGACGGTCAGCCAG GCGTGTCCCTGGGCTGTGCCACCCTGCAGTGGCTGCTTGCCGAGAACAGCGCCCTGGACGTCGTGAGGGCCCGACTGCTGTCCTCCGTCCGGGGAGTGGCCCCCGACGGCACTGACCTCCACCTTGTCGTCCGAGAG GTGACGGTGACCCACCTGTGCGCGGCAGGGCCCATGCAGGCCGTGGAGATCCGAGTGGAGAGCTCCTCTCTGGCCAGTCTGTGCCAGGCACACCATGCCGTCATCGGGCGTCTGCAG AGGATGGTTGTGGAACAGGCTGCCCAGAGCTCCAGCCCACCCGACCTCCGTGTTCAGTATCTCCACCAGATCCAGGTCAACCACGAG aCGCTGCTGCGGGAGGTGCAGACCCTGCGGGACCGGCTGAGCACAGACGATGAGGCCGGCTCACGGACCACGGCGGAGCGACTCCTGCAGGTGTACCAGCAGCTGCgcagccccagcctcctcctggtGTGA